The sequence below is a genomic window from Hyla sarda isolate aHylSar1 unplaced genomic scaffold, aHylSar1.hap1 scaffold_38, whole genome shotgun sequence.
ctcctctatatactctgcagggaagACCCCGTATACACCCACCATTGTGATGTCAGCCCCGGACATAGTGTCCTCTCTCCTTCTACCGCAAAGGCCTCAATAGAATCCCCCTGATCGGCCCCTAACAGTTTCCCCTCCGCCGCCTTTTTCTTCCTATTTACAGAAACCAGAGGAATGTAGTCACGTGTACAGGGAAGAGGACGAGACAAAGGGAGAAACGACCAGAAGAAGAGCGGGGATTTCAAAATAGTCAACTGCGGTGATCATCCAATGAGCGAACATTCGGGTCTATAACTCCGCCTAGAGTTAACCCTTCAGTGTCCTCTGCACCAATTACGGTCACAGGTGTCGGGAGACTGAAGCCAGCAGCACCGATCACACAGGCGCATTACACTGCAGAGGACACGATCTACATCACTATAGTAACTGAACTCAGCACTGAGAGGGTTAACTGCAGAGAACAATCCCGGGATTCTGCTTATGAGAACAGGCggaatatatatacaatatacttgGGTGTGAACAGCTCCATTAACCTACAGGTGTTATAGAGTGAAGGCTCATTTGTCCAGATAGCGGGATATAGATAATTGTTACCCGGATATTATCAGGAGATCTGCATCTTCTATAACACGGACTCTTTAGGGAGGTAATGACTGATATGGTGGGGAGGGAAGTAATGTAATCTGGAGAAGATGAGTGTAGATTGTAACAGTAACTAGAATCACGGAGGAAGATGAGGGCAGTAGTCAGAACATTCAGAGGAGATCCCCCGGAGCAGATAGAGGGAAACACCGATAGACTGATCAGGTGCAGAGATTATggcagaaaagggaaaaaaaaaaacaccgcaaCCACAAGAGCAAAACACCGATCACACAACCTCTCAGTACAGAAGACACAAGGAATTGTAGCCTTTCCATAGAACATGTGGGCGGCTCTGAGAAGAGCCTTTGGGTTGATGAGATGGAGCCGAGTAGAAGCAGAATTAACCTCCGAAGCCGTAGAGAGTGCGGCCCTGGCGCTTGAGGGCGTACACCACGTCCATAGCGGTGACGGTCTTCCTCTTGGCGTGCTCGGTGTAGGTGACGGCGTCACGGATGACGTTCTCCAGGAAGACTTTCAGGACACCGCGAGTCTCTTCATAGATGAGGCCGGAGATGCGCTTCACGCCTCCCCTGCGAGCTAGACGGCGGATAGCAGGCTTGGTGATGCCCTGGATGTTATCCCGGAGCACCTTCCTGTGCCGCTTGGCTCCGCCCTTACCGAGACCTTTCCCTCCTTTACCGCGTCCAGACATCTTCTCTATGTAGCGAGTAGACTGCAGAATACTGAGTGCGGCCGAGTCCTGATTATATAGCACAGGAGCGGACCAGACAGAGAACTGTAACAAATATGACATCATCCGGGGGCGTTTCTTTTAACCAAATTTACATTCCTGACCCCTCCCCTTTTCATTGATTGGCTGAACACGAGACGAGAAGGTTTTGAATATCCCGCCCATTACGAAACGTTTGCTGCATTTTCCGATTCTaaataatcagtttttttttttttttttttttttttttcttaccgcgATTCTCCCCAACAATGTAGAGAAGAGCAGTCGTCATTGTACCGAGCGGGAATGGTGATCGGGCAGGTGTGTGAGCTGTATGTTACACACATGGGAGAGGATCAATAGCAGCACAATAATctgtcaggtgtataatgtgtgtgcggGGAGCAGCAGATGGCAGAACGATTCTTGTGAATGGATCGATCACTCGGGCAGCATTACCAGGTCTACAGGACTGCTCACCCCCCGGGCACCAAGACCCTGCACACATTGTACGACATTATATGGAGCCCCGATATGTGCAATGAGAGTGACCGAGAATAATCGTCCGAGAGCCTGACCCCACGTGTTATATGATAGAAGGGGAGAGAGCGGGAAAACGATCAGCCGAAGATCGGGAATATCACAATCACATGATCTCCGGTGATCAACCAATGAACCTCCAGTATCGGGGCTAATATCTCCGCCCACACAGTTAACCCTTCAGTGTCCTCCTTATGTCTGCTCTTTGCTTTCCCCCTTCATATCCCAATCACGGTCAGCGGTCACTACCCCTAAATCTTTACTGTGCAGTACAGCGCCCCCTATAATCAGACTCCATTCGGGGCTGCATTGGTATTAAAATACCATACAAACAAATAAGCCCAATAATTCTCAGGATGGATAAAACACCATGTGCAAAACCAGCTATCGAAAGAGTTAAATGTACCCCCAAATTTGGGTAAATCATAACTTCCTTAAATCACATCTATCCATAGAGATCGTCTATCACAGCAGTATAAATCCTTCCAGTTACAGTTtatacagatcagatacattGTGTTACAATAGCGACACCTGGTGGTGAGAGCTTTGTATTCTAATCTTTACATGTTACCAAATAGTAACAAGTATTTGTATTTCCCAGGTGCTGATACAAGTTACAGAGGCGCAAATAGATACAACTATGGATGGTGACTAAGACTTTTAAGAGCAGCTGAAATTATTGTGCTGTGTTATTATATCTAGTATAGAATAAACAGGGTGTATAAGTGTCCTAAGGGGATCAGGAACAAATAAATACATCTGTATTGTGCTTGATATAACAAAACATTATAATAAAGTGATGCAATATAGAAGGGTTTGTATATTAGGATGTGGAGTTACAGATTTTCCATCTCCCAGATCCTGAATTATGTGATCTCCTTGGAGCTGTGGGGCAGGGGCTGTGGATTTAtaatgttttgtttagtttttttaaattaaatccaTGATTACATTAATACCCATACAATCTAATTATAAATTAAATTATTTAATTGCTCACTATTGATGCATCCACTAGTTATTGATCATGAATATATTAATTATTATGATTGTAAATATTTACTAATTCATATGATCCATGTAAAAGATGGATATCATTGGGGATATTGATCAACTCTTGTGAAGTGTTTTTGTCGCAAGGTGTTTGATAACTATTgctcaaatagaaaaaaaaagatgtgaCTCTACGATATTTTAAGTGTGGTCCAGGCTTACTTAGGTTTTCGACTCTTCAAAGCCTTTTGCCCTCAAAATTTGTGACTTTTAGAAAAGTTGCAGATAGTGAATTTGTTACCACTGCACCTTCCTGACTAAATATTCAACTGAAATACAAGACTTTGGTTTCTGACCAATTAGGTTTATCGcaccaaaaaatgcaaaaagtgaCTGCGCCTGGTAATTTGCgacaaaagtaaacaaaaaaaagaccAAATAATTTGATAAATCCCCTCACCCCATGTTCCTTACATATCATATTATGTCTttatatcatattatatcatgttGACCCAGGGATCCCTCTAGTGGTGTATAGTAATAGTGTAGCAAGTTTTTCTTAGATCACTCAAAGAtggaggccgtgattgtgacatcatggccacaccccctggtgacatcacacccactctattcatgtctatgaaagGGGTGTGTGTCGTGAATTCACGAGGGGCATAACCATGACATAACCACCACTGCCGCAAGAAACCAGCATTTGTtttgaatgccaggtgcagcggaagatcaagggggtcccgttgctgggataggggataagatgtctagcagtggagtaaccctttaaatacattttattttaaatcgacaggtgtcagaaagttaaacagatttgtaaattacttctattaaaatatattaatccttccagtacttatcagctgctgaatgctccaaaggaagtttttatttttgaatttcttttctgtctgaccacagtgctctctgctgaaacatcTATCAATTtctggaactttccagagcaggagagatttgccatggggattttctcctgctctgaacagttcctaaaatagacagaggtgtcagcatagagcactgtggacagacagaaaggaaattcaaaaagaaaaaaaacttcctctgtagtatacaacagctgataagcactggaagggttaagatttttttaatagaagtaatttacaaatctgtataaacttTCTGACATcaatttatttaaaagaaaatgttttccagtggagtacccctataaggcagGCAGTTGCACCCACCCCCACTTCCTGACAAATATTCAGAACACGTATtgaggtggtggtggggtgtaCTCTCTCATTCCTCAGCATGTCAATAACAGGTAACTAATACTGTTTGTAAATCATATGGCATAATGGCGTGCACTATGAGGGAGATGTGACACTGTTGTTTGATCGTTGTCTCTGGGAATATTCCAATATGTGCACCCCATCTTGTGTTTTTGGGGTTGGTGTTTTTTTAGGGGTGGGCCATTTTAAAATGGGAGTGCTCTCATTTTGCTGTATTTAATCATTTTTGTAAATAATAAAGCATTTTGTGGACACTTTCTTGTGTCAGTCTATTATAGGTTCTTTAATTTCTGGAAACGCTTGGAAAAAGCCCATTGTGTGTTCCGATACCttagtgtgcattttaacactgggATAAATCTGACAACAACCAGGGATATTTTATCCACCCTCAAGTGTAGAATCAGAGAGAGTATTCAGCACAGTAGGATCCGTCATCACCCCTAAGACAACAAGTCTGCCAGCAGCATGGAACATGtaacctcctgtgccagatgccactgagaAGACAGAACAACCGCCACCCCTGCATCATATAGATCACATACCAAATAGATCATATTCATCACATAGGTCATATAGAGGCAGTGGCATAGCTATGGAGGTCACAGGGGTCACAATCGCGACCAGGCCCCATAGCCAGGGTGGCCCACAGGGgctggggctgatgggagtagacgtGCTCCCCACCGGCACGCACGCACGTCAGCACAAAGCCCCTGATGCATCCCTGCCTCTGGCCCTGTGTTATCGATACCATGCAGAGGCAGGTGCAGCCGCCCGTCCCACATCGCTGCAGTGAGAAGGTGAGGAGACATGTGACAGGCTGCCGGAGGGGGGTGCTGGGGTCTGGGGGTGATAAACTCATGAGGACATTGTGTGTTTGTTCTATTcattgatgaggagtctgaggatggggtgattgaTGAGGAGAAAgagggcagggggaggggggcctgATTGATTGACTGactgatgaggagactggggcTGTGGGGGTTATTCATTAATGAGTCTGGGGGGGCGGTTGATGAGGAGACCACAGATAGTGGGGGTACCTAACaacgaggagactgaggatggggtgctcgGGGGattgactgaggatggggtgctagGGGGGTTGGACTCGGTggcagtgtatgaggtgatgagaagGAGAATGAGGAtagggtactggggggggggctgggtggtggtgtacgaggagactgaggatgggggatgAGGTACGGGGggctgggtggcggtgtatgTGGTTATAAggaaactgaggatggggtatggggggctgggtgatggtgtatgaggtgatgaggagactgaggatggggtactgggggggggggctgggtggtgcatgaggtgatgaggagactgaggatagggtactggggggctgggtggctgtgtatgaggagactgaggatggggtacagggggctttgtggcggtgtatgaggtgatgaggagactgaggatggggtgtgggggggctgggtggtggtttaTGATGagaatggggtgcagggggggctgggtggtggtgtatgaggtgaagaGGAGACTAAAGATAGGGTACAGGGGCCGGGTGgtgatgtatgaggtgatgaggagactgaggatagggtactggggggggggggggctgggtggtggtgtatgaggtgatgaggagactgaggatagggtactggggggggctgggtggtggtgtacgagatgatgaggagactgaggatggggtacgggggggacTGGGTGGTGGtgcatgaggtgatgaggagactgaggatggggtactgggggctGGGTGgctgtgtatgaggagactgaggatgggggatgaggtacgggggggctgggtggcagtgtatgaggtgataaggagactgaggatggggtgcagggggggctgggtggtggtgtatgaggagactgagaattgggtgcaggggggttgggtggtggtgtatgaggagactgaggatagggtacggggggctggattgtgatgtatgaggtgatgaggagactaaggatagggtacggggggcttggtggcggtgtatgatgtgatgaggagactgaggacggGGTACGGGGTGGgctgggaggtggtgtatgatgagaatgaggatggggtacggggggggggttggactcggtggcagtgtatgagctgatgagaaggagactgaggatagggtactgggggggggggctgggtggtggtgtatgaggtgatgaggagactgaggataggttactgggggggctgggtggtggtgcatgaggtgatgaggagactgaggatggggtactgggggctgggtggcggtgtatgaggagactgaggatgggggatgaggtacgggggggctgggtggcggtgtaagaggtgataaggagactgaggatggggtacagggtgggctgggaggtggtgtatgatgagaatgaggatggggtgcaggtggGGCTGGGTTGTGGTGTAccatgagactgaggatggggtgcaaggggggctgggtggcggtgtatgaggtgatgaagagactgaggatggggtgcagggagggctgggtggtggtgtatgaggagactgagaattgggtgcaggggggttgggtggtggtgtatgaggagactggggatagggtacgggggggctgggttgtgatgtatgaggtgatgtggagactaaggatagggtacgggggggcttggtggcggtgtatgatgtgatgaggagactgaggattgggtacgggggggggggctgggttgtgatgtatgaggtgatgaggagaccaaggatagggtacggggggcttggtggcggtgtatgatgtgatgaggagactgaggatggggtacggggtgggctgggtggcggtgtatgaggtgatgaggagactgaggatagggtgaaagggggttgggtggtggtgtatgtggtgatgaggagactgaggatagggtactggggggctgcgtggcggtgtatgaggagactgaggatggggtacgaggggggggggggctgggaggtggtgttcgaggtgatgaggagactgaggatggggtatgtgggggactgggtggtggtgtatgaggtgatgaggagactgatgattgggtgcacggggggctgggtggtgatgtattaggtgatgaggagactgaggatggggtactgggtgggctggggggttgtgtatgaggagatgatgagactgaggatggggtcctgggtgggctgggtggtggtgtatgaggtgataaggagactgaggatggggtgcatggggggctgggtggtggtgtatgatgagactgatgatggggtgcaggggggggctgGGTGATAGTGTATGAGGTGGAGAAGACTGATGATGGTTTACAAGGGGGGCTGGGTGTCGGTGTATGAGTTGATGAAGAGACTGaggagggggtgcaggggggactggattgtggtgtatgaggagactgaggatggggtgcagggggggctgggtggtggtgtatgaggtgatgaggagactgaggataagttacggggggctgggtggtggtgtatggggtgatgaggagactgaggaaaggttacggggggggggctaggtggtgatgtatgaggagaatgaggatggggtgcaggggggctcGGTTAAGGTGtaagaggtgatgaggagactgaggatgtggtatgggggggcaaggtggtggtatatgaggggatgaggagaatgaggatgaggtactgtggggggggggggtgctgggtggtggtgtttgaggtgacagtggtgttgctagggttggtgtaacCCGGTGAGAtagaaaattgtgtcacccccatacctcctcctctccccagtaagtttttagcctgttgtgacagacaccactgttgtagcgcattgtgagaaattccagtataataatcagagataccagttgccacagaatgggaaagtgttaaagacgttttcaccatttaaatatacagctcccagaattacttaaaggggtactccactggaaaacattaactttctggcaccagttaatataaaagtaaaacagatttttaaattacttctatttaaaatcttaatacttacagtacttataagctggtgtatgctccacaggaagttgtgtagttctttccagtctgaccacagtgctatttgctgacacctctgtccatgtcaggaactgtccttagCAGgataggtgtcagcacagagcactatggtcagacagagaataaattaaaaaataaaagaacttcctgtgaatcgcttatacagcagctaataagtactggaaggattaagatttttaaattgaagtaatttacaaatctgtttaactttgtagcaccagttgattaaaaaaaaaaatatgttttccagtagagtacccctgtgagcagtggtgaggttatgctgggagttgtagtttcactcaccataactgtagaactgacaagtgactacagctctgataggacataaagaggagaatgtacaatgatatcagtgactacaggtgacgtcttctctatagtcttcccttatctaatt
It includes:
- the LOC130332627 gene encoding histone H4 encodes the protein MSGRGKGGKGLGKGGAKRHRKVLRDNIQGITKPAIRRLARRGGVKRISGLIYEETRGVLKVFLENVIRDAVTYTEHAKRKTVTAMDVVYALKRQGRTLYGFGG